From the Streptomyces nigrescens genome, one window contains:
- a CDS encoding DUF5936 domain-containing protein produces MALGILLALAFALSVAGICCGIALYRREARLPPDLALSLEVGATRTTAVGSAVDRAGMRYAPLVLRLMGGKRTARVRRRIDLAGNPGGLTVDRYAARRAVYGALGFFGALVMFLRGQPLLGVLMVLFGLFWTEVGIWAAIRQRKDTIERTLPDFLDVLAVVVSAGLGFRQALDRVAEKYEGPWADELRITLRQMDMGVSRRAAFEELRKRNDSEQVAQFVTALQQGEELGSPIVETLIQIADDMRRTDAQNARRRAARAVPKATMVVTTFMVPATMILLIAGFFLGSGTNFGSLMGR; encoded by the coding sequence ATGGCACTCGGAATCCTGCTGGCCCTCGCCTTCGCCCTCTCGGTCGCCGGTATCTGCTGCGGTATCGCGCTCTACCGGCGCGAAGCCCGGCTGCCGCCCGACCTGGCGCTGTCCCTGGAGGTCGGCGCGACCCGCACCACGGCCGTCGGTTCGGCGGTGGACCGCGCCGGGATGCGGTACGCGCCCCTGGTGCTGCGGCTGATGGGCGGTAAGCGCACCGCCCGGGTCCGCCGCCGGATCGACCTGGCGGGCAATCCGGGCGGGCTGACCGTCGACCGGTACGCCGCCCGGCGCGCCGTCTACGGGGCCCTCGGCTTCTTCGGCGCGCTGGTGATGTTCCTGCGTGGCCAGCCGCTGCTCGGCGTGCTGATGGTGCTCTTCGGCCTCTTCTGGACCGAGGTCGGTATCTGGGCCGCCATCCGTCAGCGCAAGGACACCATCGAGCGCACCCTTCCGGACTTTCTGGATGTGCTGGCCGTCGTGGTCAGCGCCGGCCTGGGCTTCCGTCAGGCCCTGGACCGGGTCGCGGAGAAGTACGAGGGGCCATGGGCCGATGAACTCCGCATCACCCTGCGGCAGATGGACATGGGCGTCAGCCGCCGCGCGGCCTTCGAGGAACTGCGCAAACGCAATGACTCCGAACAGGTCGCGCAGTTCGTCACCGCCCTCCAGCAGGGCGAGGAGCTGGGCTCGCCGATCGTCGAGACGCTGATCCAGATCGCCGACGACATGCGCCGGACCGACGCCCAGAACGCCCGGCGCCGGGCCGCCCGCGCGGTCCCCAAGGCCACCATGGTCGTCACCACCTTTATGGTTCCGGCCACGATGATCCTGCTCATCGCCGGTTTCTTCCTGGGCTCGGGCACCAACTTCGGGTCGCTGATGGGCAGGTGA
- a CDS encoding type II secretion system F family protein has translation MTGGNPLALLAIGATLLCGLLAIAGARTYAAGRAQRQAVVDRLADERGLPATGRRRFPSVDRALRGTRFGRRLELRLTATGLDVTPGEFVVYLLGAILALWLVAQATLAPFFGPIAALVAIWAAFAFLNWQRQKRIEKFINQLPELSRILANATQAGLALRTALGMAAEELEAPAGEELAKVSDKLSVGHSIDEALGELAERLPSRELVVLVTTLVLANRAGGTVVGSLRNLTKTLEERKETRREVRTQLSQVVVTAYVVPLLGIGTLLLMNRIAPGAIDRMTSSFLGQLAVVVAFALYGLGFFFIRRLSKIDV, from the coding sequence ATGACCGGCGGGAACCCCCTCGCCCTGCTCGCCATCGGCGCCACGCTGCTGTGCGGGCTGCTCGCGATCGCCGGCGCCCGGACGTACGCGGCCGGGCGCGCCCAGCGGCAGGCCGTCGTCGACCGGCTGGCCGACGAGCGCGGGCTGCCGGCGACCGGGCGCCGCCGCTTCCCGTCCGTCGACCGGGCGCTGCGCGGCACCCGCTTCGGCCGCCGCCTCGAACTGCGGCTCACCGCCACCGGCCTGGACGTCACCCCCGGCGAGTTCGTCGTCTATCTGCTCGGCGCGATCCTCGCGCTGTGGCTGGTCGCGCAGGCCACCCTCGCCCCGTTCTTCGGCCCGATCGCCGCACTGGTCGCCATCTGGGCGGCGTTCGCCTTCCTCAACTGGCAGCGGCAGAAGCGCATCGAGAAGTTCATCAACCAGCTGCCCGAGCTCTCCCGGATCCTCGCCAACGCCACCCAGGCCGGGCTCGCGCTGCGGACGGCCCTGGGCATGGCGGCCGAGGAGCTGGAGGCCCCGGCCGGTGAGGAGCTGGCCAAGGTCTCCGACAAGCTCTCCGTCGGCCACTCCATCGACGAGGCACTCGGCGAGCTGGCCGAACGCCTCCCGTCCCGCGAACTCGTCGTGCTCGTCACCACGCTGGTGCTCGCCAACCGCGCCGGAGGCACCGTCGTCGGCTCGCTGCGCAACCTCACCAAGACCCTGGAGGAGCGCAAGGAGACCCGCCGGGAGGTCCGCACCCAGCTCTCCCAGGTCGTGGTCACCGCCTATGTCGTCCCGCTGCTCGGGATCGGCACCCTGCTGCTGATGAACCGGATCGCGCCGGGCGCCATCGACCGGATGACCTCCTCCTTCCTCGGCCAGCTCGCGGTCGTGGTGGCCTTCGCCCTCTACGGCCTCGGGTTCTTCTTCATCCGCCGCCTCTCCAAGATCGACGTCTAG
- a CDS encoding TadE/TadG family type IV pilus assembly protein, with translation MRRPLGGDDRGQVAVEFMGLLPLILLVLALLWQLVLVGYTYSLAAHSADRGARAATATEGGGAGACRTAAEDELPGSWRAGASTSCGTESGLWKATVRIKVPVLFPGAGSYPWTVTGSAGAAKEDTG, from the coding sequence GTGCGGCGCCCGCTGGGCGGTGACGACCGGGGGCAGGTGGCCGTGGAGTTCATGGGGCTGCTCCCGCTGATCCTGCTGGTCCTCGCCCTGCTCTGGCAGTTGGTGCTGGTCGGGTACACCTACTCGCTCGCCGCGCACTCCGCCGACCGCGGCGCACGGGCCGCCACCGCCACCGAGGGCGGCGGCGCGGGCGCCTGCCGCACCGCCGCCGAGGACGAGCTGCCCGGCTCCTGGCGCGCGGGCGCCTCGACCTCCTGCGGAACGGAGTCGGGCCTGTGGAAGGCAACGGTCCGGATCAAGGTCCCGGTGCTCTTCCCCGGCGCGGGCAGCTACCCGTGGACGGTCACCGGCTCGGCCGGCGCTGCGAAGGAGGACACCGGATGA
- a CDS encoding CpaF family protein, translating to MSLKARIVAPEPAGEAREDSHMVAVYRAKLLEEIDLAEMSSLAAAERRSRLERVLGHIISREGPVLSTAERSQLIRRVVDEALGLGVLEPLLEDASITEIMVNGPDQVYVERAGRVELLPVRFASHEQLMQTIERIVSTVNRRVDESNPMVDARLPSGERVNVIIPPLALNGATLTIRRFPRAYTLAELIGMGTLDEQMLMLLAGLVRAKFNVVVSGATGAGKTTLLNALSGLIPDGERIITVEDAAELQLQQSHVIRLESRPPNVEGKGRITIRDLVRNSLRMRPDRIIVGEVRGGETLDMLQAMSTGHDGSLATVHANSAEDALMRLQTLASMSDVKIPFEALRDQINSAVDCLVQLTRHADGSRRISEIAILDSRGHEDYRIATVCRFDAEPMGADRIVHGRFRYFPLPRRVAERLFMASEPTPPAFGVATHDDQLATRKALS from the coding sequence ATGAGCCTGAAAGCCCGGATCGTCGCACCCGAGCCGGCCGGTGAGGCGCGCGAGGACAGCCATATGGTCGCCGTCTACCGCGCCAAGCTGCTCGAAGAGATCGACCTCGCCGAGATGTCCTCGCTGGCCGCGGCCGAGCGCCGCTCGCGGCTGGAACGCGTACTGGGCCACATCATCAGCCGCGAGGGCCCGGTGCTCTCCACCGCCGAACGCTCCCAGCTCATCCGCCGGGTGGTGGACGAGGCGCTGGGCCTGGGAGTGCTGGAGCCGCTGCTGGAAGACGCCTCGATCACCGAGATCATGGTCAACGGCCCGGACCAGGTGTACGTCGAGCGGGCCGGCCGGGTCGAGCTGCTGCCCGTGCGCTTCGCCTCGCACGAGCAGCTGATGCAGACCATCGAGCGGATCGTGTCCACCGTCAACCGCCGGGTCGACGAGTCCAATCCGATGGTCGACGCCCGGCTCCCGTCCGGCGAACGCGTCAATGTCATCATCCCGCCGCTCGCGCTGAACGGCGCCACCCTCACCATCCGCCGCTTCCCGCGCGCCTACACCCTCGCCGAACTCATCGGCATGGGCACGCTCGACGAGCAGATGCTGATGCTGCTGGCGGGGCTGGTGCGGGCCAAGTTCAACGTGGTGGTCTCCGGTGCCACCGGTGCGGGCAAGACCACGCTCCTCAACGCGCTGTCCGGTCTGATCCCGGACGGGGAGCGGATCATCACCGTCGAGGACGCCGCCGAACTCCAGCTCCAGCAGAGCCATGTCATCCGGCTGGAGTCCCGGCCGCCCAACGTCGAGGGCAAGGGCCGGATCACCATCCGCGACCTGGTCCGCAACTCCCTGCGGATGCGCCCCGACCGGATCATCGTCGGCGAGGTGCGCGGCGGCGAGACCCTCGACATGCTCCAGGCGATGTCGACCGGCCACGACGGCTCGCTGGCCACCGTGCACGCCAACAGCGCCGAGGACGCCCTGATGCGGCTGCAGACCCTGGCGTCCATGTCCGACGTCAAGATCCCCTTCGAGGCGCTGCGGGACCAGATCAACAGCGCCGTCGACTGCCTGGTCCAGCTCACCCGGCACGCCGACGGCTCCCGCCGGATCAGCGAGATCGCCATCCTCGACTCCCGCGGCCACGAGGACTACCGGATCGCCACGGTCTGCCGCTTCGACGCCGAGCCGATGGGCGCGGACCGCATCGTGCACGGCCGCTTCCGCTACTTCCCGCTGCCCCGCCGGGTCGCCGAACGCCTCTTCATGGCGAGCGAGCCCACCCCGCCCGCCTTCGGCGTCGCCACCCACGACGACCAACTCGCCACCCGGAAGGCCCTCTCATGA
- a CDS encoding TadE/TadG family type IV pilus assembly protein, protein MSAVRLPARLRGHGRDRGQVSIEFLGFLPILLVVGLAVVQLGLAAYTVQQAGTGARAAARTASMDEADREAGPQDAGRSAMSGWVADGATISVGGGGDEVSATARVPIPSIIPGVDNFGTASRTATMPRPQEPGALGLRAADTYEGAPPR, encoded by the coding sequence ATGAGCGCTGTACGCCTTCCCGCCCGGCTGCGCGGCCACGGCCGCGACCGGGGCCAGGTCTCCATCGAATTCCTCGGCTTCCTGCCGATCCTGCTGGTCGTCGGGCTGGCCGTGGTCCAGCTCGGTCTGGCGGCCTACACCGTCCAGCAGGCCGGGACCGGAGCGCGCGCCGCGGCCCGTACCGCCTCGATGGACGAGGCCGACCGGGAGGCCGGCCCGCAGGACGCCGGCCGGTCCGCGATGAGCGGCTGGGTCGCGGACGGCGCGACGATCTCGGTGGGCGGCGGGGGCGACGAGGTCAGCGCGACGGCGCGGGTACCGATCCCCTCGATCATCCCCGGCGTCGACAACTTCGGCACCGCCAGCCGCACCGCCACCATGCCCCGCCCGCAGGAACCCGGCGCCCTGGGTCTCCGGGCCGCGGACACGTACGAAGGAGCACCCCCGCGATGA